A window of the Emys orbicularis isolate rEmyOrb1 chromosome 1, rEmyOrb1.hap1, whole genome shotgun sequence genome harbors these coding sequences:
- the LOC135895439 gene encoding C-type lectin-like: protein MGLVAYFSLCLLGCLIFNPSLEGIGATSCPDEWIQYKDYCYGFFSEKMTWSEAEVECQYQHKGAHLASILTEAEGNTVAKYISMSRSPTDHVWIGLHDPRQDRHWRWTDGSLYHYNAWNAGEPNNEYGDEYCVELLSYKGFKEWNDKDCRTQNAYVCKYQP, encoded by the exons ATGGGGCTAGTCGCCTACTTCAGCCTCTGCCTCCTCGGCTGCCTGATCTTTAACCCCTCGCTGGAAG GAATAGGGGCCACGTCCTGTCCCGATGAGTGGATTCAATACAAAGACTACTGTTATGGTTTCTTCTCCGAAAAGATGACCTGGTCGGAGGCTGAG GTAGAGTGTCAGTATCAGCACAAAGGGGCCCATCTTGCCTCCATTCTCACTGAGGCAGAAGGGAACACGGTGGCCAAATACATCAGCATGTCACGCTCCCCCACGGATCATGTCTGGATCGGACTGCACGACCCTCGACAG GACAGACACTGGAGGTGGACCGATGGCTCCCTGTATCACTACAATGCTTGGAACGCTGGGGAACCAAACAATGAATATGGTGACGAGTACTGTGTGGAGCTGCTGAGCTACAAGG GTTTTAAGGAATGGAACGATAAAGACTGTCGTACGCAAAACGCCTACGTTTGCAAGTATCAACCCTAG